In Marasmius oreades isolate 03SP1 chromosome 1, whole genome shotgun sequence, one DNA window encodes the following:
- a CDS encoding uncharacterized protein (BUSCO:EOG092603YJ), whose protein sequence is MAAQKRKIGEFPSSQPSKKVKPSKQQSQLPGPSGSTTEEVDFPRGGGTTFTPLEVKTIRAEAANEAEEELFNADTAEKPDTKRAKKTKKKAGSGSGSTKKNDRVRIEHLNYKRITIGMKIFGQIISIQPLALVLSLPNQLFGHVPITNISSQLTTSLENMDMDVDSDGDDSDSEQKKAKAPELSEIFALGQYVRSVVTAVYPSGTNMDSAGVGRSRDEMVRGSRRVELSLVPERVNVSLQKADLRSGFTLSSAVRSIEDHGYILDLGIPEVTGFLPFKEAQSLPRKLHVGQLVNVTVNELATNGRSCEVTADPKLFATSSITEISNVTSIPSGSLVEALVTAVQPTGLNLQVLDFFDGTVEELHLPRHLPEKGYKVGKKVKARVLYNFSTSPPRLALSLQEHVVKLEPRRAYDSEHTLQEAYPLGAILDDTKVVCVEPERGLMLRMDNGMQGFVHISNISDDHLPSLSANSGLWKPGTIHRSRVTGYFPFDGVLQLSLKPSVLEQKYLQVSDAQVGELVKGTIRQLTESGLFVSLSGSLDGVVWPNHYADIVLKHPIRRFRIGSTVKCRVLVVDSERKRISLTAKKTLLESALPLITSYDEADVGKVTHGVVFKVTSKSLMIEFYNNVKAIIPLREVSEEPVQNLSTLYPVGKVVKVRVLSVEKDERRIIASIRHSGSSFKQYNTNISGIEIGSITEGVITEIHKENAVLSLQPSNVRALLSMNNLANHRSLSPPQLRALLKVNEKLEELIVVSRNMEKGFVIVANKPKAKQSFSKGTISFDTVEIGRIVGGRVVRQTRHGVLLKLPSHVGGILHPTDTSDDFSTGTPFPAVESILKGAVVSIDKARKQFTLSTRHSRMYPDQNHTILDREINEISDLHVGETVRGYIKSVAEHGLFVTIGRGIDARVQIRELFDDFVKDWKPRFQTHQLVKGRILGLDLEAKKVEMTFRSGDLNKPRTTNLMLADITPGQVVDGTVKRVEEYGLFIQIDGSKLSGLCHKSELSDNKDSDTTVALRGFQDNDRVKAYVLSVDQKRISFSLKPSHFSDEDFRPPDEEDGEGTDGKEDSENEAYGVQGMEEEEEEEQIDREREEADEADDSSDDDDMQVDVDMDLKSHIQTASVLTNCNPRPSSGPLQLSSTFQWFGDTAQEEELVESSDGSDDEAPTKKQKKKKEIEHDLTADMHSKTPESTADFERVLLGSPNSSFLWIQYMSLQLQLSEIDKAREIGRRALQTINFREEGEKLNVWTALLNLENSYGTEESLDAVFKEAARANDSKTVHLRLASIFDQADKTQKAEEQYKRTCKKFGFSSKVWTLFSEHFLRRGEIEESRKLLPRVLQRLEKRKHLKTISRFAQLEYKLGDPERGKTLFEGIVDSHPKRWDMWSVYIDMETGQINIQSVRNIFDRVLQMKMTSHKAKFFFKKWLDLEHRMGDDKGAETVKQKAIEWTRGHALTSTTTSVEQED, encoded by the exons ATGGCAGctcagaaaagaaaaataGGAGAATTTCCCTCAAGCCAGCCATCTAAGAAAGTCAAGCCGTCGAAACAGCAATCACAACTACCTGGGCCGTCTGGTTCAACCACCGAGGAGGTTGATTTTCCTCGAGGTGGTGGTACTACATTTACACCACTCGAAGTCAAGACGATACGAGCAGAAGCAGCAAACGAAGCTGAGGAGGAGCTTTTCAAT GCAGATACTGCTGAGAAACCAGACACGAAGAGGGCCaaaaagacgaagaagaaagctgGATCTGGGTCTGGATCGACGAAAAAGAATGACCGTGTACGGATCGAGCATCTTAATTACAAG AGAATAACCATAGGAATGAAAATATTCGGGCAAATTATTTCCATTCAGCCTCTTGCGCTCGTTTTATCTCTTCCGAATCAGTTGTTTGGCCATGTGCCGATAACGAATATATCATCGCAATTAACGACTAGCCTGGAGAACATGGATATGGACGTCGACTCCGACGGAGATGATTCTGACTCAGAACAAAAGAAAGCTAAAGCCCCCGAGCTTTCAGAGATATTTGCTCTTGGACAGTATGTTCGCTCAGTAGTCACGGCCGTATATCCTTCAGGAACGAACATGGATTCTGCTGGTGTAGGGAGGTCGAGAGATGAGATGGTGAGAGGAAGCCGTAGAGTGGAATTAAGTTTAGTCCCCGAGCGGGTCAATGTGAGCCTCCAAAAGGCGGACCTCAGGTCGGGATTT ACTCTGAGCTCCGCCGTTAGAAGTATCGAGGACCACGGTTATATCCTGGATCTCGGTATTCCAGAAGTCACTGGTTTTCTCCCCTTCAAAGAGGCACAGTCATTACCGAGGAAGCTCCATGTGGGCCAACTCGTGAATGTCACCGTCAATGAGCTTGCTACTAATGGTCGTTCCTGCGAAGTGACAGCGGATCCCAAGTTATTTGCCACTTCTTCG ATAACCGAAATCAGTAATGTAACCTCAATTCCTTCTGGATCCCTCGTTGAAGCGCTTGTCACCGCTGTGCAGCCGACCGGCCTGAACCTTCAAGTCCTTGACTTTTTTGATGGGACTGTAGAGGAACTCCATCTACCGCGGCACTTACCAGAGAAAGGCTATAAAGTTGGGAAGAAGGTCAAAGCTAGAGTGCTATATAATTTTTCTACTAGTCCTCCACGACTGGCCCTTAGTCTTCAAGAACATGTCGTCAAACTCGAACCGCGCCGCGCTTATGACTCCGAACATACTTTACAGGAGGCTTATCCTCTTGGGGCTATCTTGGATGATACCAAGGTGGTCTGTGTGGAACCTGAGCGGGGCCTAATGTTAAGGATGGACAATGGCATGCAAGGCTTTGTACAC ATATCGAATATATCTGACGACCACCTACCCTCGTTATCAGCTAATTCTGGATTGTGGAAACCTGGGACCATTCACCGGTCAAGGGTAACGGGGTACTTCCCGTTCGATGGGGTCTTACAACTCTCACTCAAACCGTCTGTACTAGAGCAAAAGTACCTACAGGTTTCTGATGCGCAAGTTGGGGAACTGGTAAAAGGAACAATTAGGCAATTGACAGAATCGGGGTTGTTTGTTTCGCTTTCTGGAAGCTTGGATGGAGTTGTGTGGCCGAACCATTATGCTGATATCGTTCTAAAACACCCTATTAGAAGATTCAGGATAGGATCGACTGTCAAGTGTCGT GTGCTTGTCGTTGACTCAGAGCGTAAACGAATATCGCTGACAGCGAAGAAGACACTTCTTGAGTCTGCCTTACCACTGATAACCTCGTACGATGAGGCTGATGTTGGGAAGGTGACGCATGGGGTCGTTTTCAAAGTCACCAGCAAGTCGCTAATGATTGAGTTCTACAATAACGTGAAAGCTATCATTCCCCTAAGGGAAGTTAG TGAAGAGCCAGTACAAAATCTTTCCACGCTCTACCCTGTGGGGAAGGTCGTCAAAGTACGGGTACTCTCTGTGGAAAAGGACGAGAGGCGTATCATTGCTAGCATTCGACATTCGGGAAGCAGCTTCAAGCAATACAACACCAATATTTCTGGAATCGAAATTGGAAGCATCACGGAGGGCGTAATCACTGAAATCCATAAAGAGAATGCAGTATTATCATTACAGCCCAGCAACGTTCGTGCATTGCTCTCCATGAACAATCTCGCCAACCATCGAAGCCTTTCTCCCCCTCAACTTCGTGCTCTACTGAAAGTAAACGAAAAGCTTGAGGAACTCATTGTAGTGTCTAGGAACATGGAGAAGGGATTTGTCATTGTCGCGAACAAACCGAAAGCAAAGCAAAGTTTTTCGAAGGGTACCATCTCCTTCGACACCGTGGAAATTGGACGGATCGTTGGCGGTCGAGTGGTTCGGCAGACTCGACATGGTGTTTTGCTCAAACTACCTTCGCATGTTGGTGGCATCCTTCATCCCACTGATACGTCCGATGATTTTTCAACTGGGACACCCTTCCCTGCCGTTGAATCAATTTTGAAGGGAGCCGTGGTTTCGATTGACAAGGCGCGCAAACAGTTTACGCTTTCGACAAGACATTCGCGGATGTATCCGGACCAGAATCACACAATTCTCGATAGGGAAATCAATGAAATATCTGACCTACATGTTGGAGAGACTGTGCGTGGCTATATCAAGAGTGTGGCAGAACATGGACTTTTTGTCACGATCGGCCGTGGTATAGATGCGAGGGTCCAGATTAGAGAACTGTTTGATGAT TTCGTCAAAGACTGGAAACCTCGCTTCCAGACTCACCAATTAGTGAAAGGGCGTATTCTCGGTCTGGATCTGGAAGCTAAAAAGGTCGAAATGACGTTCCGTTCCGGTGACCTCAACAAACCTCGCACGACCAATCTTATGCTAGCTGATATAACACCGGGACAAGTTGTAGATGGCACGGTTAAAAGAGTGGAAGAATATGGCCTGTTCATTCAGATTGATGGGTCTAAGCTATCGGGTCTTTGCCACAAATCTGAG CTCTCGGACAACAAAGATAGTGATACCACCGTCGCACTTCGCGGGTTCCAAGATAATGATCGTGTTAAAGCATACGTACTCAGCGTTGATCAGAAGCGGATCTCGTTCAGCCTGAAGCCATCTCATTTTAGTGATGAGGACTTTCGGCCACCGGATGAGGAGGACGGAGAAGGAACGGACGGAAAAGAAGATTCAGAGAATGAAGCTTATGGTGTACAGGgtatggaggaagaggaagaggaagaacaaaTCGATagggagagggaggaagCAGACGAGGCAGACGACTCTTCTGACGACGATGACATGCAAGTCGACGTTGATATGGACTTGAAATCACATATTCAAACGGCCTCCGTTTTGACAAACTGTAATCCTCGACCATCGAGCGGACCTCTTCAGCTGTCTAGCACCTTCCAATGGTTCGGCGATACTgctcaagaagaagaactggTCGAATCTTCCGATGGCAGTGATGACGAAGCGCCAAccaagaagcagaagaagaagaaagaaatcgaGCATGATCTTACGGCCGATATGCATAGCAAGACTCCCGAATCTACAGCCGATTTTGAAAGAGTTCTACTGGGATCGCCGAATTCATCCTTTCTATGGATCCAATATATGTCCCTCCAGCTACAACTTTCCGAAATTGACAAGGCTCGGGAAATCGGAAGAAGGGCCTTACAGACAATTAATTTCCGAGAGGAAGGTGAAAAACTCAATGTGTGGACTGCTTTATTGAACTTGGAGAATTCGTACGGTACAGAGGAGAGTTTGGACGCTGTGTTCAAGGAAGCGGCAAGGGCAAATGATTCGAAGACGGTTCACTTACGATTAGCGAGTATATTTGACCAGGCTGATAAAACTCAG AAAGCGGAAGAGCAGTATAAAAGAACATGTAAAAAGTTCGGCTTTAGTTCCAAGGTCTGGACACTCTTCAGCGAGCATTTTCTTCGGCGTGGGGAGATTGAGGAATCGCGAAAGCTTTTACCACGAGTCTTACAACGCTTAGAGAAGCGGAAAC ACCTCAAAACGATATCTCGTTTCGCACAACTCGAATACAAGTTAGGTGATCCGGAACGGGGAAAGACGCTCTTTGAAGGCATTGTTGATTCCCATCCCAAACGGTGGGATATGTGGTCAGTTTATATCGACATGGAGACCGGGCAAATCAATATTCAGAGCGTGCGAAACATTTTCGACCGAGTCCTCCAAATGAAGATGACCAGTCATAAAGCGAA GTTTTTCTTCAAAAAATGGCTTGACTTGGAACATCGTATGGGTGATGACAAGGGGGCAGAGACTGTCAAGCAAAAAGCTATTGAGTGGACACGGGGACATGCGCTCACGAGCACAACTACAAGTGTTGAGCAGGAAGATTAA
- the SF3A2 gene encoding Splicing factor 3A subunit 2 (BUSCO:EOG092653YS) yields the protein MDFQNRVGSKFGGGGVAGASETNVDRRERLRKLALETIDLAKDPYILRNHLGSLECRLCLTLHTNEGSYLAHTQGKKHQTNLARRAARDAKETQLMVAPAQSTVQRKVFLKIGRPGYRVTKVRDTDTGKEGMMVQVHLPQIKPGVIPRRRFMSAWEQKREPPNKAYQYLIVAAEPYETIAFRIPAREIEDESDDAGYWNWSHWDPDTKQYSFQFMFRLAF from the exons ATGG ATTTTCAG AATCGAGTTGGTTCCAagtttggaggaggaggagttgCTGGAGCATCCGAAACTAATGTGGACCGACGTGAACGTTTGCGAAAACTCGCTCTCGAAACAATAGATCTCGCAAAG GATCCCTATATCCTTCGAAACCACCTTGGATCTCTCGAATGCCGTCTCTGTCTCACTCTTCACACAAACGAAGGTTCTTATCTCGCTCATACGCAAGGAAAAAAGCACCAGACAAACCTTGCGCGACGTGCTGCTCGCGATGCAAAAGAAACACAGTTAATGGTCGCACCGGCTCAGAGCACTGTGCAACGAAAAGTCTTCTTGAAGATCGGACGTCCTGGGTATCGAGTGACAAAAGTACGAGATACAGATACGGGTAAGGAAGGGATGATGGTACAAGTTCACTTGCCGCAGATCAAACCTGGTGTAATTCCCCGTCGGCGGTTCATGAGTGCATGGGAGCAGAAGAGAGAGCCTCCGAATAAGGCATACCAGTATCTCATC GTCGCCGCTGAGCCGTACGAAACCATAGCATTCCGGATACCTGCACGCGAAATAGAAGACGAGAGCGACGATGCTGGATACTGGAATTGGTCGCACTGGGATCCTGATACGAAGCAGTACAGTTTCCAGTTCATGTTCCGCCTAGCGTTTTGA